The region TGCGGATGCTCGCCGCCCGCCGTGGCGCCGGCACTCTCGCCTCGGTCGAACTCCGGTCGCCGTTCGAGCCGGAAGTGCCTGAGGTGGCCATCGAGGTACACCGTGTACCTGAGGTACCCGAGGCGTACCCGGCGATCGAGGTACACGTACCTGCCGTACCCGTGGCGGTGCCCGCGGGGGTTCGGCTGCTGCCGATCGTCGCCCGGCCCGAGCCCGCTCCGGTCGTCCCCGAGCCGGTCGCCGAGGAGCCGTCGCCGGAGCCGGAGGTACGCGTACCCGGGGCGCAGGAGCACCCCTGGTACACCATCGACCCGACCGAGTACCCCGACCCGAACGGCACCGGCGACAAGGTCGACGAGGAGCCCGAGGAGCCGGACGACGACCAGGGGTACCCGGACCCGCTCATCTCCCAGGTACGGGCCGACTTCCCCGACGACGTGCCCGGGGTACGGCGGCTGAAGGACACGTACGGCATCGGCCAGGCCCGCGCGCAGCGCATCCGCGACGAGCTGATGGGGGTGCGGGCATGAGGTGGCTTCTCCTCGGTGCCCTGCTGGGCTTGCTGCTCGTCTTCCCGCCCCTGCTGGCGATCCTCGTCGTCGCGGCCGTGGCCAGCAAGCCCGTGGCCGTGACCTTCGCACTCGGCCTGGCCGCCCGCCCGTACCTCGCCCGCAAGGCGAGGAGGTGGGCGCGATGACCGAGCCCGTACAGCGGCAGCAGATCGGCTACGACCTCGCCGGTAACCCCATGTACGCCGCGCCCGTCCAGTACGTGCAGCAGCCCGTCCAGCAGCAGCCGTTGCAGCCGATCAAGGCGCACCCGTGGGGCGCGTACATCGCGGGTGGCTGCCTCGGCCTGCTCGCCCTGACGCTCGTCGTCGTCCTCGTCATGTTCGTGGTGTTCGGGTTCGCGATCCTCGCGGCCGTCCTCGGCCTGGTCGTCGTCGCCCTCACGATCTGCGTCCTGGTCCTGAAGTCGATGTGGACCGAGTCCCGCAAGGGCTGACCTGCCCTTCCGTCCTCCGCCAGGTGTTTCAAATGGAACACCTGCGGGGGTGCGGTGGGGCCGGCCAACCCGGAGCAGGCCCACAACCCGAGGAGCACCTCATGCCCGCAGCACGCCACTTCTTCAAGCCCGGCACCCTCTCGAACGACGAGCTCAAGGCCGACATCACCGACGACATCGCCACCGCCCGGGGAGCCCAGCAGAGCCTGCAGCAGGCCGGCCACAACGGGCGAGCCGAACAGATGCGGCAGGCCACCGACGAGCACCTCGACGAGCTCAACGACCTCAACAACGGCACCTGGACCCCCAGGTACGGCAGCTGACAGCCCTCCCACCCTCCGTCAGTAGAGAGGAACCCCGCATGAACCACACCATCCATGTCACCCCGTGGATCTCCCGCCGCCCCGGGCTGGCCGCTCAGTTCGACTGGTCCTGTTCGTGCGGACGGCGCGCGTCCAGCCCGTCCGCGGATCGCGCCGCCGCCGAGTCCGACGCCCTCCGCCACACCCCGAAGCGGAACACGGTCAGCCGCCGCCGCTGACCCCCACGACCGCCACCCGACCCGCAGCCCGAGAGGACCGACCATGCCCGAACCGAAGACCCGCGAGGAGTACTTCGCCGCGGCCAGCCGTCACCTCGCCAAGGCCGTCCACCTGGCCGGATACGCCGAGGACCTCGCCCACGCCCCCAACAACCGGCACAAGAGCAGCGACTACGCCGCCGCGGCCGCCGTACATGCGGACATCGCCCGCTCCGCCGCCGCCATCGCCCAGGCCCTGCCCGAGACCGACCAGGACGCCCCGGAGGACACCAATGTCTGAGCCGAAGCTGAAGCTCACGCTCTGGGAGCGGGCCCGCCTCTTCGGCATCGAGGCGCAGGGCGTGAAGCGTGCCGCCGCCGGCATTGAGGACCAGCCCGACATCGACCGCCGCGCAGAGCGCGTCCGCGAGCAGGCCCGCAAGAGGGCCGCCAAGAAGAAGTAGCTCCGCCACGGGGCGTCCGCCTCGCCTGCCAGCAGATTCGGCCGCCCCGTGCTCCCAAAGCCCCATCGAGACCCAGGGAAGATCAGCATGACGCAAGTCGCCGTACCCGCCCAAGACTCGGGCACGGGTACACCCGTACCCGCTGTACCCGCCCCCGCAGGTACCCCCACCCCGCCCGTACCCGGAGCGCCGGGTACACCCGCCCCTGCGCCGTCCTCCGAGACGCCCCCGTCGACCGCCGCGAGCAACACGGGATACGCCCCTGAGGGCGCGCCGGGTACGCCCGTACCCGTCGACAATCCGGCGCTCCCCGAGCCCGGGGTACGGACTGAGAAGCGGCGCCCGATCGTCGCCCCGTGGCTGCGCTCCCGCAGCGACTTCAAGGCCACCGTGGCTCGCGCGTCCGGCCATGCCGGGTACGCCACGATGTACCACGGGCTCCGTCTCCCCTGGTACGGGATGCAGCTCGGCATGATGTCCCCGCGCGGTGCGGCCCGGTTCGTCACGTCCACGAACCGGTGGGTGTGGGACCGCGAGGCCGCACCCCTGCGCGACTACGCCGTCCGTCAGGAGGACGTCGAGGAGTACATGCGCCTCGCCCGCCTGCGGGCCGGACGCGTCCGCCTGCGTGGCTTTGTGACCGTGGTCGCCGCGGTGTTCGGCCTCAGCTTCGCGATCTGGCTGTACGTCATGGCGCCCGAGTACCTGTACCTGTTCGCCGCCGGTGGGGTGCTGACCCTCGGCTACTTCGGTCAGCAGCCCGACGCCCCGGTCATCGGGCCCGCGGTCATGCGTACCGAGTTGCAGAAGCTCACCGGATCGATCGTGGTGCGCGCCCTCGACGCGATCGGCAATGCGAAGATCTCCGCCGCCGTGAAGAAGGGCGGCGACATGAACGGTATGCGCTTCACCAGCGAGATCACCCGCGACGGGCCTGGCTACCGGGCCGACCTCGATCTCCCTTACGGCGTGGTGCCCGAGGACGTGATGGAGGAGCGCCAGGCCCTCGCCTCCGGGCTGCGCCGCAAGCTCGGCTGCGTCTGGCCCACCGGTGACCCTGACGAGCACGAGGGCCGCCTGATCCTGTGGGTGGGCGACAAGCCGATGAACGAGACCACGAAGCCCCCGTGGCCGCTCCTGAAGGAGGGGCAGGTCGACCTGTTCAAGCCCGTCGTGTTCGGCAATGACCAGCGGATGCGGGACATCGTTGTGACCTTGATGTTCGCCTCGATCGTGATCGGCTCCGTCCCCAGGATGGGGAAGACGTTCCTGCTGCGCCTGCTGCTCCTGATCGCCGCCTTGGATCCGCGCGCCGAGTTGTACGGGTTCGACTTCAAGGGCACCGGCGACCTCGGCCCGTTGGAGCCCGTCCTGCACCGGTACCGGTCGGGCGAGGACGACGAGGACATCCTGTACGTCCTGCACGCCCTGCGGGAGCTCAAGGAGGAACTGCGCCGCCGGGCGAAGGTCATCCGCAACCTGCCGCGCTCCCGCTGCCCCGAGTCGAAGGTGACCCCGGCCCTGGCCAACGACAAGAGCCTCGGCCTGCACCCGATCGTGGTCGGGTTCGACGAGTGCCAGGTCCCCTTCGAGCACGAGAAATACGGGCCTGAGCTGGAGTCGATCTGCACGGACATCGCCAAGCGCGGCCCGGCCCTCGGTATCGTCGGCATGTTCGCCACCCAGCGGCCCGACTCCAAGTCGCTGCCCACCGGGATCAGCGCGAACGCCATCCTGCGCTTCTGCCTCAAGGTGATGACCCACACCGCGAACGACATGGTCCTCGGCACCGGCGCGTACAAGGCTGGCATCCGCGCCACCATGTTCAGCCGCTCCGACCGCGGCATTTGCTGGATGTCCGGCGAGGGCGACGACCCGCTCATCGCCGCCTCGGCGTTCGTCGACGGGCCGGCCGCCGAGCTGGTCGTTGCCCGGGCCCGGGTGATGCGCGAGGAGTACGGCAACATCACCGGCCACGCTCTCGGTGAAGGCCCGTCCGAGTCCCGTGGGATGGACGTCCTCGGCGACGTGCTGAAGGTGTTCCGGCCCGACGAGGAGCAGCTCTGGTGCGAGCGGATCGCGGCCCGTCTCGCGGAGTGCTGGCCGGACGTGTACGGCGAGTGGACCACTGCCAGCGTCGCCCCGTCGCTGAAGCCGTGGGGCGTGGGCACGGCCGACGTGTGGGCCACCGGAGACGACGGCAAGGGCACCACGAAGCGCGGCATCAAGCGCGCCGACGTCACCGCCGCTGTCACTCGCCGTGACGCCGATCGGGTCGCCGCGTAGC is a window of Streptomyces sp. NBC_00271 DNA encoding:
- a CDS encoding cell division protein FtsK; the protein is MTQVAVPAQDSGTGTPVPAVPAPAGTPTPPVPGAPGTPAPAPSSETPPSTAASNTGYAPEGAPGTPVPVDNPALPEPGVRTEKRRPIVAPWLRSRSDFKATVARASGHAGYATMYHGLRLPWYGMQLGMMSPRGAARFVTSTNRWVWDREAAPLRDYAVRQEDVEEYMRLARLRAGRVRLRGFVTVVAAVFGLSFAIWLYVMAPEYLYLFAAGGVLTLGYFGQQPDAPVIGPAVMRTELQKLTGSIVVRALDAIGNAKISAAVKKGGDMNGMRFTSEITRDGPGYRADLDLPYGVVPEDVMEERQALASGLRRKLGCVWPTGDPDEHEGRLILWVGDKPMNETTKPPWPLLKEGQVDLFKPVVFGNDQRMRDIVVTLMFASIVIGSVPRMGKTFLLRLLLLIAALDPRAELYGFDFKGTGDLGPLEPVLHRYRSGEDDEDILYVLHALRELKEELRRRAKVIRNLPRSRCPESKVTPALANDKSLGLHPIVVGFDECQVPFEHEKYGPELESICTDIAKRGPALGIVGMFATQRPDSKSLPTGISANAILRFCLKVMTHTANDMVLGTGAYKAGIRATMFSRSDRGICWMSGEGDDPLIAASAFVDGPAAELVVARARVMREEYGNITGHALGEGPSESRGMDVLGDVLKVFRPDEEQLWCERIAARLAECWPDVYGEWTTASVAPSLKPWGVGTADVWATGDDGKGTTKRGIKRADVTAAVTRRDADRVAA
- a CDS encoding DUF6257 family protein; the protein is MSEPKLKLTLWERARLFGIEAQGVKRAAAGIEDQPDIDRRAERVREQARKRAAKKK